From one Streptomyces sp. NBC_01478 genomic stretch:
- a CDS encoding ABC transporter substrate-binding protein, translated as MARHWRTGAAGLAVLGLTLTACGGAKVGDTSSGSGSSSGSSAKCGTFNLAVNPWVGYEADAAVVAYVAQQKLGCTVEKKDLKEEIAWQGFGTGEVDAVLENWGHDDLKKKYITGQKTAVEAGQTGNKGIIGWYVPPWLAKAHPDILNYKNLNKYASKFKTSESGGKGQLLDGDPSYVTNDAALVKNLKLDFKVVYAGSETALIQAFRTAEKNKQWVIGYFYEPQWFLSEVALKKVSLPAYTTGCDAVASKIACDYPVYDLDKIVSAKFAKSGSPAYNLVKNFNWTNEDQNTVAKYIAQDKLSDDAAAKKWVDANQAKVDAWLK; from the coding sequence ATGGCAAGACACTGGCGAACCGGCGCGGCCGGCCTGGCCGTCCTCGGCCTCACCCTCACCGCCTGCGGCGGGGCGAAGGTCGGCGACACGTCCTCGGGCTCGGGCAGCAGCTCGGGCAGCTCGGCGAAGTGCGGGACCTTCAACCTCGCGGTCAACCCGTGGGTGGGCTACGAGGCGGACGCGGCGGTCGTCGCGTACGTCGCGCAGCAAAAACTCGGCTGTACGGTCGAGAAGAAGGACCTGAAAGAGGAGATCGCCTGGCAGGGCTTCGGCACCGGCGAGGTCGACGCGGTCCTGGAGAACTGGGGCCACGACGACCTCAAGAAGAAGTACATCACCGGCCAGAAGACCGCCGTCGAGGCCGGCCAGACCGGCAACAAAGGCATCATCGGCTGGTACGTACCGCCGTGGCTCGCCAAGGCCCACCCCGACATCCTGAACTACAAGAACCTCAACAAGTACGCGTCCAAGTTCAAGACCTCCGAGTCGGGCGGCAAGGGCCAACTCCTCGACGGCGACCCGTCGTACGTCACCAACGACGCCGCGCTGGTGAAGAACCTGAAGCTGGACTTCAAGGTGGTGTACGCGGGCAGCGAGACCGCGCTCATCCAGGCCTTCCGCACCGCCGAGAAGAACAAGCAGTGGGTCATCGGCTACTTCTACGAGCCGCAGTGGTTCCTGTCCGAGGTGGCGCTCAAGAAGGTGTCGTTGCCCGCGTACACGACGGGCTGTGACGCGGTCGCCTCGAAGATCGCCTGTGACTATCCGGTCTACGACCTCGACAAGATCGTCAGCGCGAAGTTCGCCAAGTCGGGCAGCCCCGCCTACAACCTGGTGAAGAACTTCAACTGGACGAACGAGGACCAGAACACCGTCGCCAAGTACATAGCGCAGGACAAGCTGTCCGACGACGCGGCGGCGAAGAAGTGGGTCGACGCCAACCAGGCCAAGGTGGACGCCTGGCTCAAGTAG
- a CDS encoding ABC transporter permease yields the protein MTVAVEKPEPASQVADAVPDLKGPRRKVTRPMMVGAILVVWLVLFAVLRGKQTLTLAAADLTGLHRWFNDLNDSVGANRNSNPLFLYFFNEIRLVIDNLVTFVQDLISQPSGDRPVPQVGWLGVVGIAGLASWAVGNWRVALLAMAGFAFFGLQGLWQESMDTLALTLSAVLVALVFAIPLGVWAGLSDRFNRIITPFLDFMQTMPTFVYLAPLTLIFLIGPASAVIATVIYAAPPAIRITAHGIRNVPETTVEAADSMGSTRWQSLLKVLLPMAKRTVVMGVNQTIMAALAMVTIAALIDAPGLGKTVMQALQSLDVGTAFNAGLAIVIMAIVLDRVTTASSTRAEQARNSSGRFLKWRRPLLGSGAVVAVVLIYLSHTYLWAAQFPGDGTTGTHIANAADSVTTWAQDNLSGITNAFRDAITNGLLNPFQSLLTDSPWWLVGAALIGIGVVVGGWRSGITTAVCVGLLVGTGVWSDAMTTLASTVVATVIVMLLGIAFGVWMGRSAMVDRLLRPTLDAAQVMPPFVYLVPFLALFGATRFTAIVAAVVYAVPVAIKITADGVRAVPETTVEAATAAGCNTWQIITKVQLPMARSALTLATNQGLIYVLSMVVVGGLVGAGALGYDVVAGFSQSELYGKGLAAGLAIVLLGVMFDRITQAAARRTSA from the coding sequence ATGACCGTCGCCGTGGAGAAACCGGAACCCGCATCGCAAGTCGCGGACGCCGTACCGGACTTGAAGGGCCCGCGACGCAAGGTCACCCGGCCCATGATGGTGGGCGCCATCCTCGTCGTGTGGCTGGTGCTGTTCGCCGTGCTGCGCGGGAAGCAGACGCTGACGCTCGCGGCGGCCGATCTCACCGGACTGCACCGGTGGTTCAACGACCTCAACGACTCGGTCGGCGCCAACCGCAACTCCAACCCGCTCTTCCTCTACTTCTTCAACGAGATCCGCCTCGTCATCGACAACCTGGTGACCTTCGTCCAGGACCTGATCTCGCAGCCGAGCGGCGACCGGCCGGTGCCGCAGGTCGGCTGGCTCGGGGTCGTCGGCATCGCCGGCCTCGCGTCCTGGGCCGTCGGCAACTGGCGGGTCGCGCTCCTCGCCATGGCCGGCTTCGCCTTCTTCGGGCTCCAGGGGCTGTGGCAGGAGAGCATGGACACCCTGGCGCTCACCCTCTCCGCCGTGCTCGTGGCGCTGGTGTTCGCGATCCCGCTGGGGGTGTGGGCGGGGCTGTCCGACCGGTTCAACCGGATCATCACGCCCTTCCTCGACTTCATGCAGACGATGCCGACCTTCGTCTACCTGGCTCCCCTCACCCTGATCTTCCTCATCGGCCCGGCCTCCGCCGTGATCGCCACGGTGATCTACGCGGCCCCGCCCGCGATCCGCATCACCGCGCACGGCATCCGCAACGTCCCGGAGACGACCGTAGAAGCGGCCGACTCGATGGGCTCGACGCGGTGGCAGTCGCTGCTGAAAGTGCTGCTGCCGATGGCCAAGCGGACCGTGGTGATGGGCGTCAACCAGACCATCATGGCCGCCCTCGCGATGGTCACCATCGCGGCCCTGATCGACGCGCCCGGCCTCGGCAAGACCGTCATGCAGGCCCTCCAGTCGCTCGACGTCGGTACGGCCTTCAACGCGGGCCTGGCGATCGTGATCATGGCCATCGTCCTCGACCGGGTCACCACCGCGTCCAGCACGCGCGCGGAACAGGCCCGCAACTCGTCCGGCCGCTTCCTCAAGTGGCGCCGCCCGCTGCTCGGTTCGGGCGCGGTGGTCGCCGTGGTGCTGATCTATCTGTCGCACACCTACCTGTGGGCGGCGCAGTTCCCCGGCGACGGCACCACGGGCACGCATATCGCCAACGCGGCCGACAGCGTGACGACTTGGGCGCAGGACAATCTCTCCGGCATCACCAACGCCTTCCGGGACGCGATCACCAACGGTCTGCTCAACCCGTTCCAGTCGCTGCTCACCGACTCCCCGTGGTGGCTCGTCGGCGCGGCCCTGATCGGCATCGGCGTGGTCGTCGGCGGCTGGCGCTCCGGGATCACAACTGCCGTGTGTGTGGGGCTGCTTGTGGGCACCGGCGTGTGGTCGGACGCGATGACGACGCTGGCCTCGACCGTCGTGGCGACCGTGATCGTGATGCTGCTCGGCATCGCCTTCGGGGTGTGGATGGGGCGCAGCGCGATGGTGGACCGGCTGTTGCGGCCCACGCTGGACGCGGCGCAGGTCATGCCGCCGTTCGTCTATCTCGTGCCGTTCCTGGCGCTGTTCGGCGCGACGCGCTTCACCGCGATCGTCGCCGCCGTCGTGTACGCCGTACCGGTCGCCATCAAGATCACCGCCGACGGGGTGCGGGCCGTGCCCGAGACCACCGTCGAGGCGGCCACCGCGGCCGGCTGCAACACGTGGCAGATCATCACCAAGGTTCAACTCCCGATGGCACGCAGCGCCCTGACCCTCGCGACCAACCAGGGCCTGATCTATGTGCTGTCGATGGTTGTTGTGGGCGGCCTGGTGGGAGCCGGCGCCCTCGGCTACGACGTCGTGGCCGGATTCTCCCAGAGCGAGCTGTACGGCAAGGGGTTGGCGGCGGGGCTGGCCATCGTCCTGCTCGGAGTCATGTTCGACCGGATCACTCAGGCGGCCGCGCGCCGAACCAGCGCTTAA